CGATTATCTCGTTCTAATTGTTCCCACATGACATATGTTGTTTTGTAGCAGTATTTGGCTCAGTTTGAATAACTTCCaatggtattttttttatttttgtgtcatggattcccctgtactgctgctcattccgtgcgGTTCTACTTCACCAACCTTCTAGGCTTGACTGAACTGTCTAATTAAGCACTcctggttcccatttcccctgattagtaattgtatatatgtgccctctgctCCCCATTGTCTTGGTTGGTTTAATTGTTTCAATGTCCGTTGGTCCTGTGAGtacatgtgttgttgttttgactTTCGAGCTGCATGTTTTGTGCattgttattatgggtctcgtcccgtgtattgttattacgtgTCTCTTCCTGtgcattgttattacgggtctcgtcccgtgcattgttattacgggtctcttcctgtgtattgttattacgggtctcttcCTGTGCattgttattatgggtctcgtcccgtgtattgttattacgggtctcttcCTGtgcattgttattacgggtctcgtcccgtgcattgttattacgggtccctTCCTGtgcattgttattacgggtctcttcCTGtgcattgttattacgggtctcttcccgtgcattgttattacgggtctcttcctgtgtattgttattacgggtctcttcccgtgcattgttattacgggtctcttcccgtgtattgttattacgggtctcttcCTGTGCATTGTTATTACGGGTATCTTCCTGtgcattgttattacgggtctcttcctgtgtattgttattacgggtctcttcCTGtgcattgttattacgggtctcttcctgtgtattgttattacggttCTCTTCCTGtgcattgttattacgggtctcttcccgtgtattgttattacgggtctcttcccgtgcattgttattacgggtctcgtcccgtgtattgttattatggGTCTCTTCCCGtgcattgttattacgggtctcttcccgtgcattgttattacgggtctcttcCTGtgcattgttattacgggtctcttcCAGtgcattgttattacgggtctcttcccgtgtattgttattacgggtctcgtcccgtgcattgttattacgggtctctttccgtgtattgttattacgggtctcttcCTGtgcattgttattacgggtctcttcctgtgtattgttattacgggtctcttcctgtgtattgttattacgggtctcttcccgtgcattgttattacgggtctcttcccgtgtattgttattacgggtctcttcCTGtgcattgttattacgggtctcttcctgtgtattgttattacgggtctcttcCTGtgcattgttattacgggtctcttcctgtgtcttgttattacgggtctcttcCCGTGCATTGTTATCACGGGTCtcttcctgtgtattgttattacgggtctcttcctgtgtattgttattacgggtctcgtcccgtgcattgttattacgggtctcttcccgtgcattgttattacgggtctcgtcccgtgcattgttattacgggtctcgtcctgtgcatTGTTATTACGGGTGTGACGACCcgcccactctgtctgccgtattctctctttgttcttgtttccttattaggatgccggtgggcggagttgggagggtcgtcagctacatgggaaacacctgggcccggtgtgtcccaggataaatacaccactttcCCATTCATgagggagactctctccatgcagacaccgtTACAGATTTTGTTGTGTATCATGGAGGCctttggttgtttgctttggcacctttcaacaccctgcattatcacattcatgcatgcaaaacactcacttacactactgattactgattacacacaccattgtatattgtatttagtttactttatttaataaatatatattttgttactccttatctccaccttgtctccctttttgttacgggctttgagccggtttgtGACAAGTGGGAGCTCATCCGGGATCTTTGAATGTATTGgtttgtgtcacgttctgaccatagttctgttattttattctttgttttagtatggtcagggcgtgagttggggtgggtctATGTTTGtctttctatgttggtttttgtgttcagactagtatggttctcaatcagaggcaggtgtcattggttgtcgctgattgagaatcatacttaggtagcctgggtttcactgttggttggtgggtgtttgtttccgtgtgagtgtttgtcgccacacggtactgtttcgggtttcatcacatcgtttattgttttgtatttcagtgttcagttcgcttttaataaatcgtcatgaacacttaccacgccgcgtcttggtccgatccttactcctcttcagacgaagaggaaatcTGCCTTTACAGTTTGGGAGAACGTGGAGGTAGTGTTAAATTCTGTACGTGTTTGGTTTGCATATTTTTTATGTTTGAGTTTGATAGGCCCAGTATTGGTTGCCTTTGTTGTTTGGTTTGTGTGCTGAGTTGGAGAGAGTATAATGGTTAGTTTCCAGGCCCTGCCCAGCCTGGAAACTCTTTTCCTACTTGCTGTTGGGACGTTTGTTatgggatttttatgaataatgactaaattatatatacatatacatttaGCTTAGAATtataactaaacagaatactactcTGTTACTATATGAATctatgaatcttattataatcataatactgaatataaggtgtgtagttttagtcaagaattagaacaaggactttctCTTCCTTGTTAGAAACGAATGGAGCTTTCTTCAGACCGGCcggaatactgtgttccttacaggacattctgtccctacccagggaggggagagaccttgggcttgttgtagattgtttaacaggtggcagacaatgtgagaaggcttgtgaactatttTGTATctcagaggaggagggacatttatgacaAAATGTGAGGtgtatataaaccaatgtacatggTTTTATGTTCAGAGCTCTCGGGAATAAACGCTACTGAGTAATTTTCTGACTGATctttgtctattttatgcaaataagaactttacaaattcttagaaacggacaaagtgtttt
This genomic interval from Oncorhynchus clarkii lewisi isolate Uvic-CL-2024 chromosome 27, UVic_Ocla_1.0, whole genome shotgun sequence contains the following:
- the LOC139385793 gene encoding uncharacterized protein DDB_G0287625-like, which encodes MASGELTEGSVGLSSDSSSDSSSDSSSDSGSDSNSDSGNKNKERIRQTEWAGRHTRNNNAQDETRNNNARDETRNNNAREETRNNNARDETRNNNTQEETRNNNTQEETRDNNAREETRNNKTQEETRNNNAQEETRNNNTQEETRNNNAQEETRNNNTREETRNNNAREETRNNNTQEETRNNNTQEETRNNNAQEETRNNNTRKETRNNNARDETRNNNTREETRNNNALEETRNNNAQEETRNNNAREETRNNNAREETHNNNTRDETRNNNAREETRNNNTREETRNNNAQEENRNNNTQEETRNNNAQEETRNNNTQEETRNNNAQEDTRNNNAQEETRNNNTREETRNNNAREETRNNNTQEETRNNNAREETRNNNAQEETRNNNAQEGTRNNNARDETRNNNAQEETRNNNTRDETHNNNAQEETRNNNTQEETRNNNARDETRNNNAQEETHSHLDSHPDDPENTLPSSQTHV